ACAAAGCGGAAAGTAGCATGGGTATAGGTAATCTCCAATGCCATATCCTTAATCAGTGTCCTAAACAGAAAACTAGTGATATTGCTCAAGCTTTGTTAGAACAAGGTGATAAAAGTCTTGCCATTAGGTCACAACGGTTTAACCAAGAAAGATTTAGAGAGTTGCTAATCTTAGCAATTATGAAGCATGATTTACCTTTTTAGTTTGTGGAAtatgaggcaattagatctatttTTACATATTTGGAATCTCAAGTAAATTATTTCACTAGAAACACCGCAAGGACTGATATTCTCAAGATGTATAAAAATGAATGCAATAGAATAGCTCAAGAAATGCATTCATGCCCTGGAAAAATTTGTTTCACTTCTGATTTGTGGACTTCTATTGCCACTGATGGTTATATATGCTTGATAGCACATTTCATTGATTCTAATTGGGTTTTACAAAAAAGGATAATTAACTTCTCTTACATGCCTCCACCTCACTCTGGTATTGCATTGtgtgataaaattaatagtttattCAATGTTTGGGGAATTTAGAGAAAGGTTTTCACAATTACATTAGACCATGCAGCTGCAAATGATGTGTTTGTTGGCTTTTTAAGGGATCAACTTGGTTTAAATTGTTCATTAGTGAGTGGTGGCGAGTTTTTGCATGTTCGTTGTTGTGCACACATTTTCAATTTAATTGTGCAAGAAGGTTTGAAAAGAATTGATAGTTTTGTTGATAAGATTCGTTTATGTGTAAAGTATGTGAAAGGCAGTCAAGTGAGAAAGCAAAAGTTTATAGAATCGGTTACCCAAACTTCACTTGATTCTAAGAAATCACTAAGGCAAGATGTTCCTACTAGATGGAATTCTACGTATTTGATGCTTTCTAGTGCCATGTATTATCGGCGTGCTTTTAATCATTTGAGATTGGATGATACTAATTTCACACATTGTCCATCGGTTGATGAGTGGGGACAAGTTGAAAAAATATACAAATTCCTTGAGGTTTTCTATGAGACAACAACTTTGTTTTCTGGACTGAAATATCCTACTGCCAACCTTTACTTTCCTCGCATCTTTATGGTTCAGTTGACAATAAGTCAAGCCATGCAAAGCTCTGATGATTTCATGAGATCAATGGCCAATCGGATGTTTCATAAATTTGATAAGTACTGGAAAGATTATAACATTTTGTTTGCCATTGCCATGATAGTTGATCCGAGGTTCAAGATGCAATTTGTTGAGTTTTGTTACAACAAGTTATATGGACATGGTAGTAATGAATTAAGTCTTGTAAGATCCAAATTGGTTTCTTTGTTTGAGGAATATATGCATATGAGTATTGCTTCCAAGGTAAGTACTAGCAGTGCATCTTTGAGCTCTCATAGTGCCATTGATGATAATGCTTCTCTTGCTCTAAATTTAGGCAGCGGATGCATGGATGTTTTGAAGGTACTGTTGATAATTTTTTTGCATTTCCTCACTATTTTTTACTACTTGTTACTAATACATTTCATTTATGATATAGGAATTTGACACTTTTCAAAGTTTAGAATTCATTGGCAGAGCTCAAAAGAGTCAATTAGAGCTATATTTGGAAGAACCAACAATTGATAGAATAACAAAATTGGATGTTCTCGGGTTTTGGAAAGCTCACCAATTTAGGTATCCTGACCTTGCACAAATGGCTAGAGATATCTTGAGTGTTCCAATTTCTACAGTTGCTTCTGAATCAACTTTTAGTACCAGTGGTAGGATACTTGACCAATATCGCAGTGTAATGAAGCCTGATGTTGTTGAGGCATTAGTTTGTTGTAGAGATTGGTTAGCTGGAGGGAAAGGTaagtagtttatttttttttatttccattttaAAGTTATTTGTTTTACTAATATTTGTTTTTGTAGAAACTACTGAGGTGGGGTTGAATGATTTGACTGAAAATATTATGAATTTATTCACAAATGAGGATACTGGATCAAAATCTACTGCAACACATGATTGATGATTCTAATGAAAAGTAAGTTGATTAAACCATTTAAGTTTATTAAGTAtaggtttttaaaaatattttagattttaatttgtttatttcaTACCTTGTTGGCTTGTTTCAAGGTTTGACTCGGTACAAAGGAGGAGTAAAACAATGGAGAAGTGGAGCTTGAAATTGAAAGTTATTTTGTGAAGCTTGAAAacttttttattttgtattgatATCATAAATTTTCTTGTATAGACTCTGGAGGATCTTTTACTTGTATAGACAATATAGTTGTATTAACCTTTAATCCTTTTGGATTGCCTTAAAAG
This window of the Zingiber officinale cultivar Zhangliang chromosome 3B, Zo_v1.1, whole genome shotgun sequence genome carries:
- the LOC121968453 gene encoding zinc finger BED domain-containing protein DAYSLEEPER-like; this translates as MDVLKEFDTFQSLEFIGRAQKSQLELYLEEPTIDRITKLDVLGFWKAHQFRYPDLAQMARDILSVPISTVASESTFSTSGRILDQYRSVMKPDVVEALVCCRDWLAGGKETTEVGLNDLTENIMNLFTNEDTGSKSTATHD